In one Bacteroidales bacterium genomic region, the following are encoded:
- a CDS encoding T9SS type A sorting domain-containing protein has translation MKIRWIKLLPVLLLIGFTSNLYAQISINASGKDISGGTGSVSFSVGQCVYHTHAGINGSVAEGVQQPYEISVINAIDEAKGITLSVLAYPNPSTEYLTLEVKEFELSNLHFQLYEMQGKLLQSEKITSNQTSIAMSNLAPATYFVKVIQNNKEVKTFKIIKK, from the coding sequence ATGAAAATACGATGGATAAAATTATTACCCGTGCTTTTATTGATTGGTTTTACATCAAACTTATATGCACAGATAAGTATAAATGCTTCCGGTAAAGATATTTCAGGGGGCACAGGTTCAGTAAGCTTTTCCGTTGGGCAGTGCGTCTATCACACTCATGCCGGAATAAACGGTTCGGTAGCCGAAGGAGTTCAGCAACCCTACGAAATTTCTGTTATAAATGCTATTGATGAAGCCAAAGGCATAACCCTTTCTGTTTTGGCTTATCCCAACCCAAGTACCGAGTACCTTACATTGGAGGTAAAAGAGTTTGAACTTTCAAATCTGCACTTCCAATTGTATGAAATGCAGGGAAAACTTTTACAAAGCGAAAAAATCACAAGCAATCAAACAAGCATTGCAATGAGCAATCTTGCACCTGCCACGTATTTTGTAAAAGTAATCCAAAACAACAAAGAAGTAAAAACATTTAAAATAATAAAAAAATAG